In Sphingomonas profundi, the sequence ATGGTCGACTTGCCCGCGCCGGAGGGCGAGGAGAGGACGAACAGCAGGCCGCGGCGGGGGAGGGCTTTGTGGGGCATGGGCTATTGGCCCCTGTGCCCCCTGCGCGTCAACGTCCCGTGACGGCAGCCGCCGATCCGTCGGTTCAGACGACGCGGCGGCGCGCCGCGCGACGCCGATCCAGCACCTTCTTGGCGACATAGCCGCCGGCCAGCGCCAGCCCCAGCGGCCCGGTGCGCCGCAGCGCGCCCGCCGCCGCCGCGCCCAGCAGCGCGCCCTTCGCGCCGCCGCTGCCGTCCCGCCGATCGATCTCGCGGCCGAGAAGTGCGCCGATCACCTTGCCGATCATGGGATATCCTTTCGCCGATAGTCGCAGGCAGGAGCGCGGCAGACCGGGGTTCGGTTCCCGGCGAGCCCATCACATCCCCAGCATCGCCTGCGGGCGCACCACGCGGTCGAACGTGGCCTCGTCCACCAGCCCCAGCGCGAGGCCGGCTTCCTTCAGGGTCAGCCCTTCGGCATGGGCGTGCTTGGCGATTTTCGCGGCGGCGTCGTAGCCGATCTCGGGCGCCAGCGCCGTCACCAGCATCAGCGATCGATCGAGCAGAGTGGCGATGCGCTCGCGGTACGGCTCCAGCCCGTCCACCGCGCGCAGGCGGAAGCTCTCCATCGCCACCGCCAGCAGGTCGATCGATCGCAGCACGGCCGCGCCGATCATCGGCTTGAACACGTTCAATTCCAGGTGGCCCTGCATCCCCCCGACCGTCACCGCCTGGTGGTTGCCGATCACCTGCGCCGCCACCATCGTCAGCATCTCGCACTGGGTGGGATTCACCTTGCCGGGCATGATCGAGCTGCCGGGCTCGTTCTCCGGCAGGCGCAGCTCGCCCAGGCCGCAGCGCGGGCCGGAGCCGAGCAGGCGGATGTCGTTGGCGATCTTGGTGAGCGCCACGGCGAGCGTGCCGAGCGTGCCGGAGAGATGGACGAGCGGATCGTTGGAGGCGAGCGCCTCGAACGTATTCGGCGCGGAGGCGAACGGCAGCCCGGTGATCGCCGCGATCTCCGCCGCCACGTCCCCGGCGAAGCCGGCGGGGGCGTTCAGGCCGGTGCCCACGGCGGTGCCGCCCTGCGCCAGCAGCAGCATGCCGTGGCTGACGGCAGGCTCGATCCGCACCTTGCAGCGGTGCAGCTGGGCGACGTAGCCGGAGAATTCCTGCCCCAGCGTCAGCGGCGTCGCATCCTGCAGATGGGTGCGGCCGATCTTGACGATGTCGTTCCAGCTCCGCGCCTTGGCCTCCAGCGCGGCGCGCAGGCCCTCCAGCGCCGGCAGCAGCGATCGCGTGGCGGCGAGCGCACAGGCGATGTGGAGGGCGGTGGGAAAGGTGTCGTTCGAGGATTGCGCCATGTTGACATGGTCGTTCGGATGCACCGGCGCCTTGCCGCCGCGCGTGCCGGCCAGCGACTCGTTGGCGATGCCGGCGATCACCTCGTTCACGTTCATGTTCGATTGCGTG encodes:
- the fumC gene encoding class II fumarate hydratase; translation: MTTRTETDSFGPIAVPADAYWGAQTQRSIENFPFGATERMPLGIVHALAVVKRAAARVNRRHGLDSTIADAIEAAATAVAAGAHDDQFPLVIWQTGSGTQSNMNVNEVIAGIANESLAGTRGGKAPVHPNDHVNMAQSSNDTFPTALHIACALAATRSLLPALEGLRAALEAKARSWNDIVKIGRTHLQDATPLTLGQEFSGYVAQLHRCKVRIEPAVSHGMLLLAQGGTAVGTGLNAPAGFAGDVAAEIAAITGLPFASAPNTFEALASNDPLVHLSGTLGTLAVALTKIANDIRLLGSGPRCGLGELRLPENEPGSSIMPGKVNPTQCEMLTMVAAQVIGNHQAVTVGGMQGHLELNVFKPMIGAAVLRSIDLLAVAMESFRLRAVDGLEPYRERIATLLDRSLMLVTALAPEIGYDAAAKIAKHAHAEGLTLKEAGLALGLVDEATFDRVVRPQAMLGM